A stretch of Megalobrama amblycephala isolate DHTTF-2021 linkage group LG14, ASM1881202v1, whole genome shotgun sequence DNA encodes these proteins:
- the pthlha gene encoding parathyroid hormone-like hormone a has translation MRMLCSRRVLQQWFFALFLLCSPVPHHGRPVDALSSRMKRSVTHAQLMHDKGRTLQDFKRRMWLQELLHEVHTAEIREAQQPRGGIGIGSSGGGGGGFTVPVPMGVGVSIGTGTAHPKPAGGTKNLPISFRLEDEEGTNLPQETNKSQTYKESTMKAIGKRKKKGRAGKRREGEKRKRRARSLGRSPLEEFGSGFHLEWRPYVGQQVALH, from the exons ATGAGGATGTTGTGTTCTAGAAGGGTTCTGCAGCAGTGGTTCTTTGCTCTGTTCTTACTGTGTTCTCCTGTTCCGCACCACGGCAGGCCCGTCGATGCCCTCAGCAGCCGAAT GAAGCGTTCGGTGACACACGCTCAGCTGATGCACGATAAGGGCCGGACACTGCAGGATTTTAAGAGACGCATGTGGCTGCAGGAACTGCTGCATGAAGTTCACACGGCTGAGATCCGCGAGGCTCAGCAGCCGAGAGGCGGCATCGGTATCGGCAGCAGCGGAGGAGGGGGAGGCGGCTTCACCGTGCCCGTGCCGATGGGTGTGGGCGTCTCCATAGGAACAGGCACCGCCCATCCGAAACCCGCTGGGGGCACCAAGAATCTGCCAATCAGCTTCCGTCTGGAGGACGAGGAGGGTACCAACCTCCCGCAGGAAACCAACAAGTCGCAAACATACAAAGAGAGCACGATGAAGGCCATCGGCAAGCGGAAGAAGAAAGGACGTGCGGGGAAGAGGAGGGAGGGggaaaagaggaagaggagggccCGTTCACTGGGCCGATCACCGCTGGAAGAGTTCGGCAGCGGCTTCCACCTGGAGTGGCGGCCGTATGTgggccagcaggtggcgctgcACTAA